The stretch of DNA CATCCCTGCTCCAAGTACCTGGGGTCCAATAGCAGATATGTGAAACTGGACTTCGCGAGCCCCTCCCGCCACCTGCTCTTGGGATCTGGCCGCTCAAACTGCTGGGCCAGTACGTCCTCGTCTGCCTGGGCATCTGGGATACAGCCTGTCCGCAGGGCTTCGGCCAGCTCTGGGCTGCGCCCTGCAAAgtctgagccccaagttggggaGGCGGGAGGACTGAGTCAAGGCAGGCAGAAGAAGGGGCTGTTCCCCCAGAGACAAAGAGTAAAAGAGGCAGGACTGAGAGACAGGGTTCTCCGGGAACTCCCAGAGGCTCCTTGCACTCTGGATGCCCCGATCAGACTAACCGGGAGCAGCAGCACGGGTTTCTTCCAGCCGCCGGAGGTAGTACGGCCGAGTGAAGGGTGTGATGGGGCCCGGGCTCTCGCCAAGCGCTCGGAGCCCTCGCAGCAAATCCAGGTCAGACACCGCAGGGACCAGAGGGCACCAGCAAGAGGGGATGGGGTCCCTGTCACCTGTGGAGCTCCCCTCGTCCTCCGTCAGCCAGAGGGCAGCCACATCACTGTCGAGGGACACCTCTCCATCTTTTAGGAAGCGGGAGTCGGGGAGTCCTGGCGGTGATTCCTGAGGGGGGCTTGAGGCAGAGCTCCCATCTGGGAGGgatatgggggagggggaggcatctGGAGAGGTCAGAGTCAGGGCCTGCAGACGGGTATTTAGttctgcctccctgtctgctcTGGCAGTTCGATGCACCAGTGGAGGGGTACCTGGAGAGCTGGGCATTCTCTGGGAAGGTCGAATACCAGGCAGGAGTCCCTGCTTGGTCTGGGGTAGTGACCTAGCCCAGGAGGAGGTATGTGGGGCTGGGTCTTCAGTTCCAGAAGCTTCAATCGCAGTGACAAAGGAGCTATCTGAGCTGTAGTCCCATTGTCCTGGGGGTTGCTCCAAGCCGCTATCCTGGTCAGCAATCTCAGGGTGGGCAAGGAGGCTGGGGAGTCTGGGGCTGGCTTCTAGGCCCATGTCCCTGCCATCACTTCCGCCCAGTGCTGTGGAGGCCGGTGTAACACTGGGAGGTCCAGAGGGCCTGGTGTCCAACCCCTTTCTCCAGGGGTCTGGGCCTAAAGTAAGGGATGAGACTGAGTCAGAGGGGAGTGaagagagccagagccagagatGGGGGTTGGACCAGACAGAAGGAGGCAGCTGGAGTcgcaggaggagggagagtcgGAGGCAGACAGCTTACCGGAGACAATGCACCTGAGACAGAGCCAGAGTGGACATCAGAGGGACACTCAAATCTAGATCAGAGGTTAAGTCCCCCAGTAAGCGCAGGCCCCACGTACCGTCAGGGTCGGGCTCAGGCTCAGGCTCCTGGCTCTCTGTCCGGGTCGGGGTCGAGATCTGGGTCCGAGTCTGGAACTCCCGAAGGAGTCGCACGCAATCCTGGTGCCCCTGCTGTTCTGCCAGGTCCAGCGGCCGCAATCCGTCCTGTAGAGGCGCGGTCAGCAGGGGGCACCCGAGGCCCTCTTCCcgcccttcttccctccctcccttgctccctccAGGTTCGCCTTGCTACTGAAGGAGCGGGACTCCCACCTGGTCTCGCAGCGCGGGGTCCGCTCCGTGGCCCAGCAGTAGCTCCAGGCCACGGCGACAGCCCCAGGCGGCAGCCACGTGCAGCGGCGTCAGTGCCTCGACCGAACTGGGACAGGAGCAGAGGAGGGGT from Neovison vison isolate M4711 chromosome 6, ASM_NN_V1, whole genome shotgun sequence encodes:
- the ANKLE1 gene encoding ankyrin repeat and LEM domain-containing protein 1; this encodes MDAAARLAQWLRAALRETEPRAVEELLSRGADPNLLLADGAAAVHLAARARHPRGLRCLEALLSRGGDSNARSVEALTPLHVAAAWGCRRGLELLLGHGADPALRDQDGLRPLDLAEQQGHQDCVRLLREFQTRTQISTPTRTESQEPEPEPDPDGPDPWRKGLDTRPSGPPSVTPASTALGGSDGRDMGLEASPRLPSLLAHPEIADQDSGLEQPPGQWDYSSDSSFVTAIEASGTEDPAPHTSSWARSLPQTKQGLLPGIRPSQRMPSSPGTPPLVHRTARADREAELNTRLQALTLTSPDASPSPISLPDGSSASSPPQESPPGLPDSRFLKDGEVSLDSDVAALWLTEDEGSSTGDRDPIPSCWCPLVPAVSDLDLLRGLRALGESPGPITPFTRPYYLRRLEETRAAAPDFAGRSPELAEALRTGCIPDAQADEDVLAQQFERPDPKSRWREGLAKSSFTYLLLDPRETQDLPARAFSLTPAERLRTFVRAIFYVGKGTRARPDVHLWEALRLRRQPGKQACPKVRQILDIWASGRGVVSLHCFQHVVAVEAYTREACLVAALGIQTLTNQKQGHCYGVVAGWPATRRRRLGVHLLHRALLVFLAEGERELRPQDIQARG